A region from the Paenarthrobacter aurescens genome encodes:
- a CDS encoding winged helix-turn-helix domain-containing protein: protein MTASLSLSQARRIALAAQGLAKVRPTGPVTSRAVGRTFARLQLVQIDSVNVVARSHYLPFFSRLGNYDPLILQSMASRKPRQMMEYWAHEASFIRPDHFQDLLIWQKRAWVGAHRLEPSVRQDMEDRILMTLSAGPPMTAAELTAELGHDEDQGRDNWGWNWNIVKRVLEHLFEEGRISAASRTSQFERKYTLTSRVIPLAKPIDDDAEAALDRLMDAAAQAHGIGTVRCFSDYFRTPIKAGAESVERLVRAGRLERVEVRGWARETFRHVDAPLPRKAAGRALLSPFDSLVFERRRLEELFGFHYRIEIYTPAAKRRFGYYVLPFLLREAIVARVDLKADRASRQLLVRSAFAEPTAPADTAVELAKELGLMATWLGLDDVVVWPVGDLAGALAEAVARDGVDPGGSLHQASPLRGEPGNVALVSPVD from the coding sequence ATGACCGCTTCGCTGAGCCTTTCACAGGCACGGCGGATCGCATTGGCAGCACAAGGATTGGCAAAGGTCCGGCCCACCGGCCCCGTAACTTCACGGGCGGTGGGCCGGACCTTTGCCAGGCTCCAGCTTGTCCAGATCGATTCTGTTAACGTCGTGGCGCGAAGCCACTACCTTCCGTTCTTTTCCCGGTTGGGCAATTACGATCCCCTTATCCTGCAATCCATGGCGAGTCGCAAGCCACGCCAAATGATGGAGTATTGGGCGCACGAGGCCAGCTTTATCCGCCCGGACCACTTCCAGGACCTGCTCATCTGGCAGAAGCGGGCGTGGGTGGGAGCACATCGTCTTGAGCCCTCTGTGCGGCAGGACATGGAAGACCGGATCCTGATGACCCTCAGTGCTGGGCCACCCATGACAGCGGCCGAACTTACCGCAGAGCTGGGCCATGATGAAGACCAAGGCCGGGATAACTGGGGTTGGAACTGGAACATCGTCAAACGCGTCCTGGAGCACCTCTTTGAGGAGGGTCGGATTTCCGCTGCTTCGAGGACATCGCAATTTGAACGAAAATACACCCTCACCTCACGGGTAATCCCCTTGGCCAAACCGATCGACGACGACGCCGAAGCAGCCCTCGACCGCTTGATGGACGCAGCCGCCCAGGCCCACGGCATTGGCACAGTACGTTGCTTCTCTGACTACTTTCGGACTCCCATAAAAGCGGGTGCGGAGTCAGTGGAACGATTGGTCAGGGCAGGACGCCTGGAGCGGGTTGAGGTTCGAGGATGGGCGAGGGAGACGTTCCGGCATGTGGATGCCCCTTTGCCGCGAAAGGCAGCCGGCCGGGCGCTGCTCAGTCCCTTCGATTCCCTGGTCTTCGAGCGGCGGAGGCTGGAGGAGCTGTTTGGATTCCACTACAGGATCGAGATCTACACCCCAGCAGCCAAAAGGCGTTTCGGCTATTACGTCCTGCCGTTCCTGCTCCGGGAAGCAATCGTTGCCAGGGTGGATTTGAAAGCAGATCGGGCATCCCGTCAACTTCTGGTGCGCTCAGCTTTTGCTGAGCCGACCGCACCGGCGGATACCGCCGTCGAACTTGCCAAAGAACTCGGGTTGATGGCTACGTGGCTCGGCCTTGACGACGTAGTGGTGTGGCCTGTGGGGGACTTGGCCGGGGCGCTGGCCGAGGCTGTTGCAAGAGACGGCGTTGACCCGGGAGGAAGTCTTCATCAGGCCAGTCCGCTCAGAGGTGAACCCGGCAACGTGGCACTGGTCTCTCCCGTAGACTGA
- a CDS encoding chromosome partitioning protein, with protein sequence MSIPVVTVGLAQEAVVGGLERLHGPVTVVRRCSELAELIAACQSGLAVAAVVAEGCEELTTTLVDRLGAVGVSIIALTDDPAEAKRLNSIGAVPALTGIEANELAAKISEAVGRESRADMPAPAWDAGFADPGAGLLLMPSSHPEAEEPPEGEGEVITVWGPIGAPGRTLLAVNIAAELAADGKSVILVDADSYGASVSAVLGLLDESAGLAQACRLADQGLLDGEALKAVAIPVFTKGGTFRVLTGTTRADRWTELRAGSVSTVLEVARRLAEHVVVDAGFCLESDEELSFDTVAPRRNAATLRSLEVADVVFAVGAADAIGVPRLVRGLAELEAAVPKVAPRVVLNKVKHSAVGHSPKQQLEDAWDRYGPGIGVDAYLPADTVACDAALRSGSVLLEVAPDSPLRTAIAELVCAPVQQKRNSFGRSIRALYHLKR encoded by the coding sequence ATGAGCATTCCGGTTGTCACCGTGGGCCTGGCGCAAGAGGCTGTGGTGGGCGGGCTGGAGCGCCTGCATGGACCAGTGACCGTGGTTCGCCGTTGTTCGGAGCTGGCTGAACTTATTGCTGCGTGCCAAAGTGGCCTCGCCGTGGCCGCAGTCGTGGCGGAGGGGTGCGAGGAACTCACCACCACCTTGGTGGATCGCCTCGGGGCTGTGGGCGTCTCAATCATTGCCCTCACGGATGACCCTGCCGAGGCCAAGAGGCTGAACTCAATAGGCGCCGTACCGGCTTTAACTGGCATAGAGGCCAATGAGCTCGCCGCCAAGATCTCGGAGGCGGTTGGTCGGGAGAGCCGGGCGGACATGCCTGCCCCAGCGTGGGACGCAGGTTTTGCGGATCCGGGAGCAGGCCTGCTGTTGATGCCCTCGAGTCACCCTGAGGCTGAAGAGCCCCCGGAAGGTGAGGGGGAGGTGATCACCGTGTGGGGCCCTATAGGGGCTCCGGGAAGAACGCTCCTGGCCGTCAACATCGCTGCGGAGTTGGCCGCTGACGGCAAATCGGTCATTCTTGTGGACGCCGACAGTTACGGTGCAAGTGTGTCGGCGGTCCTTGGCCTCCTGGATGAGTCGGCGGGACTCGCCCAGGCGTGCCGGCTGGCGGACCAGGGCCTGCTCGATGGGGAGGCTCTCAAGGCGGTGGCCATTCCTGTTTTTACCAAAGGAGGGACTTTCAGAGTACTTACAGGCACCACCAGAGCGGATCGTTGGACCGAGCTCAGAGCCGGGTCCGTTTCGACCGTCCTGGAGGTGGCCCGTCGATTGGCCGAACACGTTGTGGTTGATGCAGGTTTCTGCCTGGAGTCAGATGAAGAACTGAGCTTCGACACCGTCGCTCCTCGTCGGAATGCTGCTACTTTGCGCAGCTTGGAAGTCGCTGACGTTGTTTTTGCCGTAGGTGCTGCGGATGCCATTGGGGTGCCCCGTTTGGTGCGTGGACTTGCGGAACTTGAAGCCGCGGTACCAAAGGTGGCACCGCGCGTGGTGCTGAACAAGGTGAAGCATTCTGCAGTGGGCCATTCACCCAAGCAGCAACTCGAGGACGCATGGGACCGGTACGGCCCCGGCATAGGTGTGGATGCCTATCTTCCAGCTGACACCGTGGCGTGTGATGCCGCTTTGCGTTCAGGTTCGGTCCTGTTGGAGGTAGCTCCGGACTCGCCCCTGAGAACGGCCATAGCGGAACTGGTCTGTGCACCTGTCCAGCAAAAACGTAATTCCTTTGGCCGAAGTATCAGAGCTTTGTACCACCTAAAGCGCTAG
- a CDS encoding Rv3235 family protein translates to MTVATTSRPANRRSPQRATPAAGQSGLDIDVRLVARSIAQAVLEVLAGTRPVHQLSRSLDSECYVSLQHRAALTRKHAARSRGSAQPHRSPMVRSVRVCSISESICEASIVVAEEQRCRAVAMRLERLEGIWQVTALEIG, encoded by the coding sequence ATGACCGTTGCAACCACCAGCCGACCAGCTAACCGTCGGAGCCCGCAGCGCGCGACTCCTGCAGCCGGCCAGAGCGGTTTGGACATTGACGTCCGGCTTGTTGCCAGAAGCATTGCGCAGGCAGTTCTGGAAGTACTGGCGGGTACCCGTCCAGTGCATCAGCTCTCCCGATCATTGGATTCGGAGTGCTACGTGTCCCTCCAACACCGGGCAGCCTTGACCCGAAAGCACGCCGCCAGGAGCAGGGGTTCTGCGCAACCACACCGCAGCCCCATGGTCCGATCCGTTCGGGTCTGTTCAATTTCCGAGTCCATCTGTGAAGCAAGCATCGTAGTGGCCGAGGAGCAGCGCTGCCGTGCCGTCGCCATGAGGCTGGAGCGTCTGGAAGGAATCTGGCAGGTGACCGCGCTGGAAATCGGATAA
- a CDS encoding ComF family protein: MVDLLAVLVPVDCVCCETEDAVLCGSCARRVRQLCREPFRAELESPALVDLNGTTKVGVVAAGPYRDELARCLLSFKNQGQWRLAAVLAPCLSAAVDAAIGGRPGYCLIPVPSSGKAYRRRGFSPVHLLLFFIRMRRMLPLCPVMDVLGKSREPATFVGAREAALQLAAKLVDDATGHAPVDHGGGGQKGLGRGERARRVRGSMRVRPGRAHELAGRKCILVDDVLTTGATLAEAARAVTAAGGVVCGAVVLAATRPPAYASGASSGDTGSVIKTQSKNKWLKDE; encoded by the coding sequence ATGGTGGACCTGCTGGCAGTGCTCGTTCCTGTGGACTGTGTCTGTTGTGAAACTGAAGATGCGGTGCTCTGCGGCTCTTGCGCAAGAAGAGTCCGTCAGCTGTGCAGGGAGCCGTTCCGGGCCGAGCTGGAATCGCCGGCCTTGGTTGATCTCAATGGAACCACCAAAGTGGGTGTGGTTGCTGCTGGGCCGTATCGGGATGAGCTGGCTCGCTGCCTACTGTCCTTTAAGAACCAAGGCCAATGGCGACTTGCAGCAGTTCTGGCTCCCTGCCTGAGCGCAGCCGTGGATGCGGCCATCGGTGGCCGACCCGGCTACTGTCTGATCCCTGTTCCCAGTAGTGGCAAGGCTTATCGGAGGCGAGGATTCAGTCCTGTGCATCTGCTGCTTTTCTTCATTCGCATGCGCAGGATGCTGCCCCTTTGTCCGGTTATGGACGTACTTGGGAAGTCGAGGGAGCCGGCAACATTCGTTGGTGCCCGGGAAGCTGCCCTGCAGCTTGCTGCGAAGCTCGTTGACGATGCCACCGGTCATGCCCCGGTGGATCATGGAGGAGGCGGCCAGAAAGGCCTTGGCAGGGGTGAACGCGCCCGCCGGGTAAGGGGATCCATGCGGGTCAGGCCAGGAAGAGCCCATGAGTTGGCAGGCCGAAAGTGCATTCTTGTGGACGACGTCCTGACCACCGGCGCTACGCTCGCGGAGGCAGCGCGGGCGGTCACTGCGGCTGGCGGAGTGGTCTGCGGCGCCGTTGTGCTCGCGGCCACGAGGCCACCAGCCTACGCTTCTGGAGCTTCTTCGGGCGACACCGGTTCAGTCATTAAGACTCAATCAAAAAATAAGTGGCTAAAGGATGAATAA
- the secA gene encoding preprotein translocase subunit SecA has translation MASLIEKLLRTGDKKTLKTLRNYADSINALEDTFKSFTDAEIREETDRLRSRHEDGETLEALLPEAFAAVREASSRTLGMRHFDVQLMGGAALHLGNIAEMKTGEGKTLVATAPAYLNALSGKGVHVVTVNDYLAEYQSELMGRVYRFLGLTSGCILSNQDPTVRREQYAADITYGTNNEFGFDYLRDNMAWDAGELVQRGHNFAIVDEVDSILIDEARTPLIISGPAQGDTNRWYSEFAKVVLRLQPDVDYEVDEKKRTVGVLEAGIEKVEDYLGIQNLYESANTPLIGFLNNAIKAKELFKRDKDYVILDGEVLIVDEHTGRILAGRRYNEGMHQAIEAKENVEIKAENQTLATVTLQNYFRMYSKLAGMTGTAETEAAEFMSTYKLGVVPIPTNRDMQRIDQPDLVYKNEVVKFDAVVQDIAERHEHGQPVLVGTTSVEKSEYLSKLLSKEGIRHEVLNAKNHAREASIVAQAGRKGAVTVATNMAGRGTDIMLGGNAEFTAIAELAKRGLDPEENSEEYEAAWPAALAAAKQAVKDEHEEVLNLGGLYVLGTERHESRRIDNQLRGRSGRQGDPGESRFYLSLTDDLMRLFNSGAAERLMNSSVPDDVALESKLVSRAIASAQGQVEGRNAEQRKNVLKYDDVLNRQREAIYGDRRRILEGDDLHEKVQFFLEDTINSLIDAATAEGSGDDWDYNQLWANLKTLYPATVTAEEIIEEAGGKSRVTAEFLREEILSDAKLVYQAREEAIGSESMRELERRVVLSVLGRKWQEHLYEMDYLKEGIGLRAMAQRDPLVEYQREGFVMFQSMMEAIREESIGFLYNLEVEVTPAEDVVVADDSASGAHTEHHDPQIRAAGLQAPEKPAQLQYTAPGEDGATQTRIEGRASGRSGNPAKAAAQDQRKQAKKKRR, from the coding sequence GTGGCATCACTAATCGAAAAACTTCTCCGCACGGGTGACAAAAAGACACTCAAGACACTGCGGAACTATGCCGATTCCATCAATGCCCTGGAAGACACTTTCAAGTCCTTCACGGACGCTGAAATCCGCGAGGAAACGGACCGGCTAAGGTCCCGCCACGAGGACGGCGAAACCCTGGAAGCACTCCTCCCGGAAGCCTTTGCCGCTGTCCGCGAAGCTTCCTCCAGGACCTTGGGCATGAGGCACTTCGATGTCCAGCTCATGGGTGGCGCTGCGCTTCACCTTGGCAACATCGCGGAGATGAAAACCGGTGAAGGCAAGACGCTTGTTGCCACTGCTCCGGCATACCTCAACGCGCTCTCGGGCAAGGGTGTCCATGTTGTCACTGTCAATGACTACCTTGCCGAGTACCAGTCCGAGCTCATGGGCAGGGTCTACAGATTCCTCGGGTTGACCAGTGGGTGCATCCTGTCCAATCAGGACCCCACCGTCCGGCGCGAGCAGTACGCGGCAGATATAACGTACGGAACCAACAACGAATTCGGCTTTGACTACCTGCGCGACAACATGGCCTGGGATGCCGGCGAGCTGGTCCAGCGCGGGCACAACTTTGCGATCGTGGATGAGGTCGACTCCATCCTGATTGACGAAGCACGTACACCATTGATTATTTCCGGTCCTGCGCAAGGTGACACCAACCGGTGGTACAGCGAATTCGCCAAAGTCGTGCTCCGTTTGCAGCCCGACGTCGACTACGAGGTGGACGAGAAGAAGCGAACCGTGGGCGTCCTGGAAGCAGGTATTGAGAAGGTAGAGGACTACCTCGGCATTCAAAACCTCTACGAATCCGCCAACACCCCGCTGATCGGCTTCCTCAACAACGCGATCAAAGCCAAGGAATTGTTCAAGCGGGACAAAGACTATGTCATCCTCGACGGCGAGGTCCTGATCGTTGATGAGCACACAGGGCGAATCCTGGCCGGCCGTCGCTATAACGAAGGCATGCACCAGGCCATTGAGGCCAAAGAAAATGTAGAAATCAAGGCTGAGAACCAGACTCTCGCCACGGTGACGCTGCAGAACTACTTCCGCATGTACTCCAAGCTGGCCGGCATGACCGGTACTGCCGAGACCGAAGCCGCAGAGTTTATGAGCACCTACAAACTCGGCGTTGTTCCCATCCCCACAAACCGCGACATGCAACGCATCGATCAGCCGGACCTTGTCTACAAGAACGAGGTTGTTAAGTTTGATGCTGTCGTTCAGGACATTGCTGAACGGCATGAGCATGGTCAGCCTGTACTCGTAGGTACCACAAGCGTTGAAAAGAGTGAGTACCTCTCGAAGCTCTTGTCCAAGGAAGGCATCCGACACGAAGTGTTGAATGCCAAGAACCACGCACGGGAAGCGTCAATCGTGGCGCAAGCCGGGCGAAAGGGCGCAGTTACCGTGGCAACCAACATGGCGGGCCGTGGTACTGACATCATGCTCGGCGGCAACGCGGAATTCACGGCCATTGCCGAGCTTGCCAAGCGGGGCCTGGATCCCGAGGAGAACTCAGAAGAGTACGAGGCAGCATGGCCTGCCGCTCTGGCTGCGGCCAAACAGGCCGTCAAAGACGAGCATGAAGAAGTTCTCAACCTCGGTGGCTTGTACGTTCTGGGAACTGAGCGTCACGAGTCCCGCCGGATCGACAACCAGCTCCGCGGACGTTCCGGACGCCAAGGCGACCCCGGCGAATCCCGGTTCTATCTCTCCCTGACGGATGACCTCATGAGGCTGTTCAACTCAGGTGCGGCCGAACGGCTCATGAACAGCTCCGTGCCCGATGATGTTGCGCTGGAGTCGAAGCTCGTCTCGCGTGCCATCGCATCGGCGCAAGGCCAGGTAGAGGGACGCAACGCCGAACAGCGCAAGAACGTCCTCAAATACGACGACGTCCTCAACCGCCAGCGCGAGGCCATCTACGGCGACCGTCGTCGGATCCTTGAAGGTGATGACCTGCACGAAAAGGTCCAGTTCTTCCTGGAAGACACCATCAACTCACTCATTGATGCCGCCACTGCCGAAGGCTCAGGCGACGACTGGGACTACAACCAGCTATGGGCTAACCTGAAGACGTTGTACCCGGCCACGGTTACAGCCGAGGAAATCATTGAAGAAGCCGGCGGCAAGTCCAGGGTCACGGCAGAATTCCTGAGGGAGGAGATCCTCTCAGATGCCAAGCTCGTATATCAGGCTCGGGAAGAGGCGATCGGCTCCGAAAGCATGCGCGAGCTCGAGCGCCGGGTTGTCCTCTCGGTCCTTGGACGCAAGTGGCAGGAACACCTCTACGAAATGGACTACCTCAAAGAGGGAATCGGGCTTCGTGCCATGGCCCAGCGTGATCCCCTGGTTGAATACCAGCGCGAAGGGTTTGTCATGTTCCAGAGCATGATGGAAGCCATTCGTGAGGAAAGTATTGGCTTCCTCTACAACCTGGAGGTTGAAGTAACTCCGGCTGAAGATGTGGTGGTTGCCGACGATTCCGCCTCCGGTGCACACACAGAGCATCACGATCCGCAAATCCGTGCGGCTGGCCTTCAGGCGCCCGAAAAGCCTGCACAGCTCCAGTACACGGCACCCGGAGAAGACGGAGCCACGCAGACGCGCATTGAGGGCCGCGCATCGGGACGCTCCGGCAATCCTGCCAAGGCGGCAGCCCAGGATCAGCGGAAACAGGCAAAGAAGAAGCGTCGCTAG
- a CDS encoding LpqB family beta-propeller domain-containing protein, whose protein sequence is MKALSPKRSRILAALLAVVMVLLASCAQIPRSGPVGKSKDEGAGNPNAPVFFPAAPRPGSSPESVIEDFYMAGSGYEDDYPVARQFLTQAQSVTWKPDKRALVFREAQVVKAAGENEYVFELDLAYSVDADGVATQFPPGTKETIPLTLEQVEGEWRISKVPDGTAILEETFKVIYGANPIYFYDPTFTYAVPDYRWFIKKNTVKSMTSALLAGPAPYLRGAVVSAFPSGMKLARESVPVVSGAAQVDLSAKELFDASAEDRQRMQNQLALTFRSQPDVINVQLRADQDLVRVEDNGTVLPPVLDKSVPARQIAVNNGDLVRYENNRVTQLPDIQSVAGLGPHSPAESPVSQTAAFLNGDKTTLYSIEPGQPARQLTTRSTLTGPSFSPNDWVWTAGPGATGAAEVVAYKPTGIAPGAAIPNVTMTPAWLTGRTVKDFRVSREGTRALVISEANGKTAVQITGIVRNTDGVPKDLTLPITLLGSSAADQGAWVNGSTVAVMSGSATATVVPELLSLASGEPQQLAPWDGLTSLSVGNGAEQIYGQSADGIFQRVGNGWELQLKGPTEPAFPG, encoded by the coding sequence ATGAAAGCGCTGAGTCCAAAGCGAAGCAGGATACTGGCAGCGCTGCTTGCCGTGGTGATGGTCCTGCTGGCTTCCTGCGCACAGATTCCCCGTTCCGGTCCTGTGGGCAAGAGTAAGGACGAAGGCGCCGGCAACCCCAACGCCCCGGTCTTTTTCCCTGCTGCTCCACGGCCCGGTTCCAGCCCGGAAAGTGTCATTGAAGATTTCTACATGGCTGGCAGCGGGTACGAGGACGATTACCCCGTGGCGCGGCAGTTCCTCACGCAAGCGCAGTCCGTCACGTGGAAACCGGACAAACGGGCCCTCGTGTTTCGCGAGGCACAAGTGGTCAAAGCAGCAGGGGAGAACGAATACGTCTTCGAACTCGACCTCGCATATTCGGTGGATGCCGACGGCGTTGCCACCCAATTTCCTCCCGGTACCAAGGAAACCATTCCCCTAACGCTTGAGCAGGTTGAAGGGGAATGGCGAATCTCCAAGGTCCCTGATGGCACGGCCATTCTGGAGGAGACGTTCAAGGTGATCTATGGGGCCAATCCCATCTATTTCTACGATCCCACGTTCACCTACGCAGTGCCGGACTACCGGTGGTTCATCAAAAAGAACACCGTTAAGTCCATGACCAGCGCCTTGCTTGCCGGTCCGGCCCCCTACCTGAGAGGGGCAGTGGTCAGTGCCTTCCCGTCGGGAATGAAACTCGCACGGGAATCGGTGCCGGTTGTCTCCGGCGCAGCACAGGTGGACCTCTCTGCCAAGGAGCTGTTTGACGCTTCCGCTGAGGATCGGCAAAGGATGCAGAACCAGCTGGCCTTAACTTTCCGCAGTCAGCCCGATGTCATCAACGTTCAGCTTCGTGCCGATCAGGATCTGGTCCGCGTGGAAGACAACGGGACTGTCCTGCCTCCGGTGCTGGACAAGAGTGTTCCCGCTCGCCAGATTGCAGTGAACAACGGCGATCTTGTGCGGTACGAGAACAACAGGGTTACTCAGCTGCCGGACATCCAGTCAGTTGCCGGACTCGGACCTCACTCGCCCGCGGAGTCACCGGTCTCGCAGACAGCTGCTTTCCTTAACGGGGACAAAACCACTCTGTACTCGATCGAACCGGGCCAGCCCGCCCGACAGCTAACCACCCGAAGCACACTTACCGGTCCTTCATTCAGCCCGAACGACTGGGTGTGGACAGCGGGCCCCGGCGCCACCGGAGCTGCCGAAGTGGTGGCTTACAAGCCCACGGGCATAGCTCCTGGTGCCGCCATTCCCAACGTCACCATGACGCCGGCGTGGCTCACAGGGCGAACGGTCAAGGACTTCAGGGTTTCCCGCGAAGGAACCCGGGCGCTGGTCATCTCTGAGGCGAACGGTAAAACCGCAGTGCAGATTACCGGCATAGTACGGAACACGGACGGAGTTCCCAAGGACCTCACCCTCCCCATCACGCTTCTGGGCAGCAGCGCAGCTGATCAAGGCGCCTGGGTGAACGGGTCCACTGTGGCCGTAATGTCAGGCTCGGCCACTGCAACGGTGGTTCCGGAGCTCTTGTCGCTGGCCTCCGGGGAACCGCAGCAGTTGGCTCCCTGGGATGGACTAACCAGCCTCAGCGTCGGCAACGGCGCCGAGCAAATATACGGACAGTCCGCTGATGGGATCTTCCAAAGGGTCGGCAATGGCTGGGAGCTTCAACTCAAAGGACCAACCGAGCCGGCTTTTCCGGGCTGA
- a CDS encoding SAF domain-containing protein, with translation MGQSVGVTAARLKKPSWKDPRLLIGLLLVLGSVAGVIALVGSADRTTQVYAAREDIAVGQTVTEEDLAVVKVRLDDVEAEYVTVENGLAEGRVALQRVAKNQLIPRESMGAADALDRKPVAIAMEEELPPQAVPGARVDVWISMPGSSSAFEEPELLLPGAEISGMTAGSTALGSAKTTVVMVLVTDEQMPKLLGAQANKAKVSVVWNPSGVVR, from the coding sequence ATGGGTCAAAGCGTTGGCGTCACCGCCGCGAGGCTAAAGAAGCCCTCATGGAAAGATCCCAGGCTACTTATCGGCCTGCTGCTGGTTCTGGGGTCCGTCGCCGGCGTCATTGCGTTGGTGGGTTCTGCCGACAGGACGACGCAGGTGTACGCGGCCCGGGAAGACATCGCTGTGGGTCAGACGGTGACGGAGGAAGATCTTGCTGTTGTGAAGGTCCGCTTGGACGACGTCGAGGCTGAATACGTCACTGTCGAAAATGGCCTTGCTGAGGGCCGGGTTGCGCTGCAGCGGGTGGCAAAGAACCAATTGATACCTCGGGAAAGTATGGGCGCCGCCGATGCATTGGACCGCAAACCGGTGGCTATAGCCATGGAGGAGGAACTTCCTCCGCAAGCCGTCCCGGGTGCTCGGGTTGATGTCTGGATTTCCATGCCAGGTTCCAGCAGCGCCTTTGAGGAGCCGGAACTGCTCCTGCCGGGCGCGGAAATTTCGGGGATGACTGCTGGAAGTACCGCCTTGGGCTCGGCTAAAACCACCGTGGTGATGGTGCTGGTGACGGACGAGCAGATGCCAAAACTGTTGGGGGCCCAGGCGAACAAAGCAAAGGTCTCTGTAGTGTGGAATCCGTCGGGAGTGGTCCGATGA
- a CDS encoding helix-turn-helix domain-containing protein, which translates to MPRFLTLADVAEQLQINSPQAYALVRSGELKAIQVGGRGHWRIEEKMLEQYIQDRYAEADRMIEEAKAKSRT; encoded by the coding sequence ATGCCCCGATTTCTGACTCTTGCGGACGTCGCAGAACAACTACAAATCAACTCACCTCAGGCCTACGCCCTGGTTCGAAGCGGAGAGCTTAAAGCCATACAGGTCGGCGGCCGGGGACACTGGCGCATCGAGGAAAAGATGCTGGAGCAATATATCCAGGACCGCTACGCAGAAGCCGATCGCATGATCGAAGAAGCCAAAGCAAAGAGCAGGACCTAG
- the hpf gene encoding ribosome hibernation-promoting factor, HPF/YfiA family, translated as MEFMISGRNLTVSDRFREYAGEKISKIESLGDKVQRVDAKVSKETNPRQTPGELTVEVTVLGRGPVIRAEATAADKFAAFDLAYNKLLERLRRAKDRKKVHHGRHTPKAVREATATLEPASASEPLYVEASNHHESAPAVDERSPYDIENDIPAGDSPVLIRRKVFPAASLTLDDAVDNMELVGHNFYLFLDKETNAPSVVYRRSGWTYGVITLDSTCEPGEEAVEEKIHAYRSNDQAATAK; from the coding sequence ATGGAGTTCATGATCAGCGGACGAAATCTCACAGTTTCTGACCGCTTTCGCGAATATGCCGGCGAAAAAATCTCAAAGATTGAGTCGCTGGGGGATAAGGTCCAGCGGGTTGACGCAAAGGTTTCCAAGGAAACCAACCCCAGGCAGACGCCTGGTGAGCTCACTGTAGAAGTCACTGTCCTGGGCCGAGGCCCCGTTATCCGTGCCGAGGCCACAGCCGCTGACAAGTTTGCTGCCTTCGATCTCGCGTACAACAAGCTGCTTGAGAGGCTTCGCCGCGCGAAGGACCGCAAGAAGGTGCACCACGGCCGCCACACACCCAAGGCTGTACGGGAAGCCACGGCAACACTTGAACCCGCCAGTGCAAGTGAGCCGCTCTACGTGGAGGCAAGTAATCATCACGAGTCCGCACCCGCGGTAGACGAGCGGTCTCCTTATGACATTGAAAACGACATTCCGGCAGGCGACTCACCTGTCCTGATCCGCCGGAAGGTTTTTCCTGCTGCATCGCTGACCCTCGATGACGCAGTGGATAACATGGAGCTCGTCGGTCACAACTTCTACTTGTTCCTGGACAAGGAAACCAACGCGCCGTCGGTTGTGTATCGCCGCAGTGGTTGGACCTACGGCGTGATCACCCTCGACTCTACCTGCGAGCCCGGTGAGGAAGCTGTGGAAGAGAAGATTCACGCCTATCGCTCCAATGATCAGGCCGCCACGGCAAAGTAA
- a CDS encoding LysM peptidoglycan-binding domain-containing protein, whose translation MVKALRRDTALAACVLALGLSLAFIGSALLTQWQDAEQRRQHFTFEHLLGFVASAVGLSVVCWWALSFLLAFLASLLHRVGHRRGADFLSRFSPAFMLRLAVAVMSLNIMGAGVAQADAAAPPEPGWQSASSLAKPPLQVAWTPAPSSHAGSLPPSQEDTMAAVPLPKDPRWYPQPPVIDPGLLSRQSLRSATAVAETAVVVQDGDSLWSIAASRLGPFATDVDVALTWPKWYSANRAVIGSDPTALRPGQVLQPPAPS comes from the coding sequence GTGGTAAAAGCATTGCGTAGAGACACCGCGCTGGCCGCATGTGTTCTTGCCCTGGGGTTGTCCTTGGCGTTTATTGGGAGCGCGCTCCTTACGCAATGGCAGGATGCTGAGCAGCGCAGGCAGCACTTCACCTTCGAGCATCTCCTCGGCTTCGTCGCCAGTGCGGTAGGGCTTTCAGTTGTGTGTTGGTGGGCGCTGAGCTTCCTTCTGGCGTTCCTGGCCTCGCTCTTGCATCGAGTGGGACACAGGAGAGGCGCCGACTTCCTCTCAAGGTTCAGCCCGGCGTTTATGCTGCGGCTTGCAGTGGCTGTCATGAGCCTGAACATCATGGGTGCCGGGGTTGCCCAGGCAGACGCCGCGGCGCCACCGGAACCTGGCTGGCAGAGTGCTTCCTCCCTTGCTAAGCCACCCCTGCAGGTGGCGTGGACGCCCGCACCCTCGAGTCACGCAGGTTCCCTCCCGCCATCGCAAGAAGACACCATGGCAGCTGTGCCGCTGCCCAAAGATCCGCGTTGGTATCCTCAGCCTCCCGTGATTGATCCCGGTCTGCTCAGCAGGCAGTCGTTACGTTCGGCAACCGCTGTGGCAGAAACGGCCGTCGTGGTTCAGGACGGCGACTCGCTGTGGTCGATCGCGGCTTCCAGACTTGGGCCCTTTGCAACTGACGTAGACGTCGCGCTGACGTGGCCCAAGTGGTACTCGGCCAACCGGGCAGTCATCGGAAGCGACCCCACTGCATTGCGGCCAGGGCAGGTCCTCCAGCCTCCCGCGCCAAGCTAA